A genomic window from Helicobacter suis HS1 includes:
- a CDS encoding isochorismatase family protein gives MVLLIDMQEKLFPAMADSTSLLENCLRFLKIAQELGVSIQATEQSRKENTWLKK, from the coding sequence ATGGTTTTACTCATTGACATGCAAGAAAAGTTGTTTCCTGCTATGGCTGATTCTACTAGCCTACTAGAAAATTGTTTGCGCTTTTTAAAAATTGCCCAAGAACTTGGCGTTTCTATCCAAGCAACCGAGCAAAGTAGAAAGGAGAACACATGGCTAAAAAAATGA
- a CDS encoding isochorismatase family protein, whose translation MVLLIDMQEKLFPAMADSTSLLENCLRFLKIAQELGVSIQATEQNPAKLGTTLEPLKPFIKNTTTKESFSAYPVLSIPKDPLFILGIETHVCVYQTAKDFLKQGFEVSLLADCTSSRDLQNKNLALEDLRHLGARVVSVEIVAFEWLQTYTHPLISLRKLWKKEVGSI comes from the coding sequence ATGGTTTTACTCATTGACATGCAAGAAAAGTTGTTTCCTGCTATGGCTGATTCTACTAGCCTACTAGAAAATTGTTTGCGCTTTTTAAAAATTGCCCAAGAACTTGGCGTTTCTATCCAAGCAACCGAGCAAAACCCGGCTAAATTAGGCACTACTTTAGAACCACTCAAGCCCTTTATTAAGAATACAACTACAAAAGAAAGTTTTAGCGCCTATCCAGTTTTGTCTATCCCTAAAGACCCTTTATTTATTCTAGGCATTGAAACCCATGTATGTGTCTACCAAACGGCAAAAGATTTTTTAAAACAAGGGTTTGAGGTTAGTTTGTTAGCAGATTGTACCAGCTCTAGGGATTTACAAAACAAGAATCTAGCCTTAGAGGATTTAAGGCATTTAGGTGCGCGGGTGGTTTCTGTTGAGATCGTGGCTTTTGAGTGGCTACAAACTTATACCCACCCACTAATATCGCTAAGGAAATTGTGGAAAAAAGAAGTAGGTAGTATTTAG
- the fusA gene encoding elongation factor G, which translates to MPRRTPLEKIRNIGIAAHIDAGKTTTSERILFYTGVSHKIGEVHDGAATMDWMEQEKERGITITSAATTCFWKEHQINLIDTPGHVDFTIEVERSMRVLDGAVGVFCSVGGVQPQSETVWRQANKYGVPRIVFVNKMDRIGANFYNVESQIRERLKANPVPINLPIGAEDTFEGVIDLVAMKAIIWNDETMGAKYEIQEIPSDLQAKAEEYREKLLEAVAEQDEALMEKYLAGEALSVAEIKQGIKKGCLGMSLIPMLCGSSFKNKGVQTLLDAVIDYLPAPTEVADIKGVDPKSEEEVHVQSSDTGEFAGLAFKIMTDPFVGQLTFVRVYRGNLESGSYIYNSTKDKKERVGRLLKMHSNKREDIKEVYAGEICAFVGLKETLTGDTLCSEKDPVILERMEFPEPVIHIAVEPKTKADQEKMGVALGKLAEEDPSFRVMTQEETGQTLIGGMGELHLEIIVDRLKREFKVEAEVGAPQVAFRETIRNAVQKEHKYAKQSGGRGQYGHVFIKLEPKEPGSGYEFVNEISGGVIPKEYIPAVDKGIQEAMQSGVLAGYPVVDFKVTLYDGSYHEVDSSEMAFKIAGSMAFKEACRAANPVLLEPMMKVEVEVPEEYMGDVIGDLNRRRGQINAMDDRLGLKIVDAFVPLVEMFGYSTDLRSATQGRGTYSMEFDHYGEVPANIAKEIVEKRSR; encoded by the coding sequence ATGCCACGCAGAACCCCTTTAGAAAAAATCAGAAATATCGGGATTGCCGCCCACATTGATGCGGGCAAAACCACCACCTCCGAGCGGATTTTATTTTATACCGGCGTAAGCCATAAGATTGGCGAGGTGCATGACGGCGCGGCTACTATGGATTGGATGGAGCAAGAAAAAGAGCGCGGGATTACAATCACCTCAGCGGCTACAACTTGCTTTTGGAAAGAACACCAGATCAATTTAATAGACACCCCCGGGCATGTGGATTTTACCATTGAAGTGGAGCGATCCATGCGTGTTTTAGACGGTGCTGTGGGTGTGTTTTGCTCAGTAGGAGGCGTACAACCCCAGAGTGAAACTGTATGGCGTCAGGCAAATAAATATGGCGTACCCCGTATTGTATTTGTCAATAAAATGGATCGCATCGGGGCTAATTTTTACAATGTAGAAAGCCAAATTAGAGAGCGACTCAAGGCTAATCCTGTGCCTATTAATCTTCCTATTGGAGCAGAAGACACCTTTGAGGGTGTGATTGATTTAGTGGCAATGAAGGCCATTATCTGGAATGATGAAACTATGGGCGCTAAGTATGAGATTCAAGAAATCCCCTCTGATTTGCAGGCTAAAGCAGAAGAATACCGCGAAAAACTCTTAGAAGCGGTGGCCGAACAAGATGAGGCTTTAATGGAGAAATATTTAGCAGGTGAGGCACTCAGTGTTGCAGAAATTAAACAAGGCATTAAAAAGGGCTGTTTGGGCATGAGTCTTATCCCTATGCTTTGTGGTTCTTCTTTTAAAAATAAGGGCGTACAAACCCTACTAGATGCCGTTATTGATTATTTGCCCGCACCCACAGAAGTAGCCGACATTAAAGGAGTCGATCCTAAAAGCGAGGAAGAGGTGCATGTGCAAAGCAGCGATACAGGCGAGTTTGCCGGGCTAGCCTTTAAAATCATGACCGATCCTTTCGTGGGGCAATTAACTTTTGTGCGGGTGTATAGAGGCAATTTAGAATCAGGCAGTTATATTTACAACTCTACAAAGGATAAAAAAGAGCGCGTGGGGCGGCTTTTAAAAATGCACTCTAATAAGCGCGAGGATATTAAAGAGGTGTATGCGGGTGAAATCTGTGCCTTTGTGGGGCTTAAAGAGACTTTAACCGGTGATACACTTTGTAGCGAAAAAGACCCGGTGATTTTAGAGCGCATGGAATTTCCAGAGCCAGTAATTCACATCGCCGTAGAACCCAAAACTAAAGCCGATCAAGAAAAAATGGGCGTGGCTTTGGGCAAATTAGCAGAGGAAGATCCTAGCTTTAGAGTGATGACACAGGAGGAAACCGGGCAAACTCTAATTGGGGGCATGGGCGAGTTGCATTTAGAGATCATCGTAGATCGCCTCAAACGCGAATTTAAGGTTGAGGCAGAAGTAGGAGCCCCTCAAGTGGCCTTTAGAGAGACCATTAGAAACGCGGTACAAAAAGAGCATAAATACGCTAAACAATCCGGTGGACGCGGGCAATACGGGCATGTTTTTATTAAGTTAGAGCCTAAAGAACCCGGTAGCGGCTATGAATTTGTCAATGAGATTAGCGGGGGAGTGATTCCTAAGGAGTATATCCCTGCGGTGGATAAGGGCATACAAGAGGCGATGCAAAGCGGGGTTTTAGCCGGCTATCCGGTGGTAGATTTTAAAGTAACGCTTTATGATGGCAGTTATCACGAGGTGGATTCTTCTGAAATGGCGTTTAAAATTGCTGGTTCTATGGCGTTTAAAGAAGCTTGCAGGGCGGCTAACCCTGTGCTTTTAGAGCCTATGATGAAAGTGGAGGTAGAAGTACCTGAGGAGTATATGGGCGATGTGATTGGGGATTTAAACCGCCGCAGAGGCCAGATTAATGCCATGGATGATAGATTAGGGCTTAAAATTGTAGATGCTTTTGTGCCCTTAGTAGAAATGTTTGGTTATTCTACAGACTTGCGCTCAGCTACGCAAGGGCGGGGGACTTATTCTATGGAATTTGATCACTACGGCGAAGTACCCGCTAATATCGCTAAGGAAATTGTGGAAAAAAGAAGTAGGTAG
- the rpsG gene encoding 30S ribosomal protein S7, with product MRRKRAPVREVLGDPVYNNKVVTKFINKMMYAGKRSIAEKIIYAALNKIEEKSGEKGIEVFEKALENVKPLVEVRSRRVGGATYQVPVEVRPVRQQSLSIRWILEATRKRNERAMIDKLANELMDAASDKGAAFRKKEEVHKMAEANKAFAHYRW from the coding sequence ATGAGACGGAAAAGAGCACCGGTTCGAGAGGTTTTAGGGGATCCTGTTTACAACAACAAGGTTGTTACAAAGTTTATTAACAAAATGATGTATGCGGGTAAAAGAAGCATTGCAGAAAAAATTATCTACGCTGCTTTGAATAAAATTGAGGAAAAGAGCGGGGAAAAGGGCATTGAGGTTTTTGAAAAGGCCTTAGAAAATGTCAAACCTTTAGTAGAAGTGCGATCTAGGCGCGTGGGCGGGGCGACTTATCAAGTGCCGGTAGAAGTGCGGCCTGTGCGCCAACAATCCCTTTCTATCCGCTGGATTTTGGAAGCCACCCGCAAACGAAATGAGCGCGCGATGATAGACAAGCTGGCTAATGAATTAATGGACGCAGCTAGCGATAAAGGCGCGGCTTTTAGGAAAAAAGAGGAAGTGCATAAAATGGCTGAGGCTAATAAAGCCTTTGCCCATTATCGCTGGTAA
- the rpsL gene encoding 30S ribosomal protein S12, which yields MPTINQLIRKERKKILKKTKSPALVECPQRRGVCTRVYTTTPKKPNSALRKVAKVRLTSKFEVISYIPGEGHNLQEHSIVLVRGGRVKDLPGVKYHIVRGALDTAGVNKRSVSRSKYGAKKTKAGAEKTAKGTSKGKK from the coding sequence GTGCCAACTATCAACCAGTTGATCCGCAAAGAGCGAAAAAAAATCCTTAAAAAAACCAAATCTCCGGCTTTGGTAGAATGCCCACAAAGGCGCGGGGTTTGTACCCGTGTTTACACCACCACACCTAAAAAACCTAACTCAGCCTTGCGTAAAGTTGCTAAGGTGCGTTTAACTAGTAAGTTTGAAGTCATTAGCTATATTCCGGGCGAGGGGCATAATTTACAAGAACACTCCATTGTGTTAGTACGCGGAGGAAGGGTTAAAGATTTACCCGGAGTTAAATACCATATTGTGCGCGGGGCACTAGATACAGCTGGGGTGAATAAACGATCGGTTTCGCGCAGTAAATACGGGGCTAAAAAAACCAAAGCAGGGGCTGAGAAAACAGCTAAAGGAACAAGTAAAGGAAAAAAATGA
- a CDS encoding tetratricopeptide repeat protein, with amino-acid sequence MGEYYEYGSSTVCRDDDKAKWYYQKAGELGNTQGYAKLASMYQGEMYHGGGVGLLRKGMEYLEKAGALGDGYSYRLLGNIYYYGRPSMWADDPYAPHIPKNYKKAAQYFQKCINMGVAHCYYDLAGMYKKGLGVPKNLKKAEALAEHARDIFCDKGIDDLCEGDTEGDTEE; translated from the coding sequence ATGGGAGAGTATTATGAGTATGGGAGTTCAACGGTGTGTAGAGATGATGATAAGGCCAAATGGTATTATCAAAAAGCAGGAGAGCTTGGGAATACACAGGGGTATGCAAAATTAGCATCAATGTATCAAGGAGAAATGTATCACGGAGGAGGTGTGGGGTTACTCAGAAAAGGCATGGAGTACTTAGAAAAAGCGGGGGCTTTAGGGGATGGATACAGCTATAGACTATTAGGGAATATCTATTATTATGGTCGTCCAAGTATGTGGGCAGATGATCCTTATGCTCCCCATATCCCTAAAAACTACAAAAAAGCCGCGCAGTACTTTCAAAAATGTATCAATATGGGCGTTGCTCATTGTTATTATGATCTTGCCGGCATGTATAAAAAAGGCTTAGGTGTACCCAAAAATTTAAAAAAGGCTGAAGCCTTAGCAGAACATGCACGAGATATTTTTTGCGATAAAGGAATAGATGATCTTTGTGAGGGAGATACAGAGGGAGATACAGAAGAATAG
- a CDS encoding tetratricopeptide repeat protein — MGMLQLLSIFLFISLLYSQDQALILKEAEIAYKSKDYPKAFKLYKQGAKAGDAQAFYHLGLMYDLGQYVDLDRDKAIEYFKKAGKMGVVDAYLKLTDKAINFRGVSCKEAFIYYQKALDLNQKRADVYKSLGDFYLSATSMADCPADYNAYPNKDKRYYQKGMFYLERAGEMGNFTAYILLANAYRRGDPGFVWSYKKAKQYYLKAAEVLEKAGEKGDSQAYNELGLIYKDYGDEDPRGTLNDGHKSVAYFQKAIALGNSEAYVHGRVL, encoded by the coding sequence ATGGGCATGTTACAACTTTTAAGTATCTTTCTTTTTATAAGCTTGTTGTACTCTCAAGATCAAGCTCTCATTTTAAAAGAGGCAGAAATAGCCTACAAGTCTAAGGATTATCCAAAAGCCTTTAAACTTTATAAACAAGGGGCTAAAGCAGGAGATGCGCAGGCTTTTTATCATTTAGGGTTGATGTATGATTTGGGGCAATATGTAGATTTAGACCGCGATAAAGCCATTGAATACTTTAAAAAAGCAGGAAAAATGGGCGTGGTAGATGCTTATCTTAAATTAACAGACAAGGCCATAAACTTTAGGGGAGTTTCTTGCAAAGAGGCCTTTATTTATTATCAAAAAGCTCTAGACTTAAATCAAAAAAGAGCAGATGTGTACAAGAGTTTAGGGGATTTTTACCTATCTGCAACATCAATGGCAGACTGCCCCGCAGATTATAACGCATATCCTAATAAAGATAAACGGTACTACCAAAAAGGCATGTTTTATCTTGAAAGGGCTGGGGAAATGGGCAACTTTACAGCCTACATACTTTTAGCAAACGCGTATCGTCGTGGCGATCCTGGATTTGTGTGGAGTTATAAAAAAGCTAAACAATATTATCTAAAGGCCGCAGAAGTGTTAGAAAAGGCAGGAGAAAAAGGCGATTCTCAGGCCTATAACGAATTAGGTTTGATTTATAAAGATTATGGTGATGAAGATCCGCGAGGTACTCTAAATGATGGGCATAAATCGGTTGCTTATTTCCAAAAAGCAATTGCTTTAGGGAATAGTGAAGCCTATGTACATGGGAGAGTATTATGA
- a CDS encoding MBL fold metallo-hydrolase has product MQIQVQAFGDTQTNCYILRLEQGDLIIDPGLGATSWVLEKSKNPLAILITHGHYDHIWDAHALKKAWPSMPLYAPQADIFMLTSDCFNLGLTPCKEEDIIGIECAKSSYSFEIATIPITYWHFPGHTPGCCMIEVGGAFFSGDFIFYRSIGRYDFPFSDPKEMRASLLRFQDLQSEDKPLYPGHGQPTSLKAEQPHMRAWIAHINP; this is encoded by the coding sequence ATGCAAATTCAAGTCCAAGCCTTTGGGGATACGCAAACAAATTGTTATATTTTGCGCCTTGAGCAGGGGGATTTAATTATTGATCCGGGGCTGGGGGCTACTTCTTGGGTGCTTGAAAAAAGCAAAAACCCTTTAGCCATTCTCATCACACACGGGCATTATGATCATATCTGGGATGCCCATGCACTTAAAAAAGCTTGGCCTTCTATGCCTCTTTATGCCCCTCAGGCTGATATTTTCATGCTCACCTCTGATTGTTTTAATTTAGGCCTTACCCCGTGTAAAGAAGAGGATATAATAGGCATAGAGTGCGCTAAAAGTTCTTATAGCTTTGAAATAGCGACTATCCCCATTACCTACTGGCATTTTCCGGGGCACACCCCGGGCTGTTGCATGATAGAAGTTGGCGGGGCGTTTTTTAGTGGGGATTTTATTTTTTATAGAAGCATTGGTCGCTATGACTTTCCCTTTTCTGATCCCAAAGAAATGCGCGCCTCTCTTTTGCGTTTTCAGGATTTACAAAGCGAGGATAAACCCCTTTATCCCGGGCATGGACAACCCACGAGTTTAAAAGCCGAACAACCACACATGCGGGCTTGGATTGCACATATTAACCCTTAA
- a CDS encoding HesA/MoeB/ThiF family protein, producing MTEEQKERYKRHLMLEDVGEEGQEKLLRASVLVIGAGGLGSPNTMYLTAAGIGRIGVLDFDIIELSNLQRQIIHTTAEINSSKVQSAERKMLALNPETQVETYFDRLNASNALKIIQNYDFVIDATDNFAGKFLINDACVLANKPFSHAGIFKHRGQTITVLPKKTACFACIFEEPPELKEQGMFKAGLFGVVPGIVGCIQASEAIKYFLGFPLLTNQVLHVDTKNMDFRKISVQRNVKCRVCGENGIKTLNDYPQ from the coding sequence ATGACTGAGGAACAAAAAGAACGCTATAAACGGCATTTAATGCTTGAAGATGTAGGGGAGGAGGGGCAGGAAAAATTATTAAGGGCTAGCGTGCTTGTCATTGGAGCTGGGGGGCTTGGTTCGCCTAATACGATGTATTTAACTGCAGCCGGGATTGGGCGCATTGGGGTATTAGATTTTGACATTATTGAATTAAGCAATCTACAACGCCAAATTATCCACACCACAGCTGAGATCAACAGCTCAAAGGTACAATCAGCCGAGCGTAAAATGCTTGCTCTTAATCCAGAGACTCAGGTAGAGACCTACTTTGACAGACTCAACGCCTCTAACGCTCTTAAAATTATTCAAAATTACGATTTTGTCATTGATGCAACAGATAACTTTGCGGGTAAATTTCTAATTAATGATGCTTGTGTACTGGCTAACAAACCCTTTAGCCATGCTGGGATTTTTAAACACCGCGGGCAAACAATCACGGTTCTGCCTAAAAAAACGGCCTGTTTTGCCTGTATTTTTGAAGAGCCTCCTGAATTGAAAGAACAAGGCATGTTTAAAGCCGGGCTTTTTGGGGTGGTACCCGGTATTGTAGGCTGTATCCAAGCCTCAGAGGCGATTAAATATTTCTTGGGTTTTCCGCTTTTAACTAACCAAGTTTTGCATGTGGATACTAAAAACATGGATTTTAGAAAAATTAGCGTGCAAAGAAATGTAAAATGCCGTGTGTGCGGGGAAAATGGCATTAAAACCTTAAACGATTATCCGCAATAA
- the motA gene encoding flagellar motor stator protein MotA, translating to MDLSSLLGVILAITAISVGDLLEGGNPIHVVHLSSIIIIVPTTLCAAMVSTHARYVKAAFKEIKIVFLNPKVDLQETIRNIVEFSTMARKDGVLSLESKVSQIEDDFTRNGFSMIVDGKDIKSVQESLDVAIEELEEYYHGAAHYWITAGESAPTFGLVGAVLGLMLALQKLDNPQAMALGIAGAFTATVTGITCSYALFGPFGNKLKSKAKDILKEKVVILEGIVGIANGDNPRDLEMKLLNYIAPGEPKKSQFE from the coding sequence ATGGATTTATCATCACTCCTAGGTGTGATTTTAGCCATTACGGCTATTTCTGTGGGGGATTTGTTAGAAGGGGGTAATCCTATCCATGTGGTGCATTTAAGCTCTATTATCATCATTGTACCCACTACGCTATGCGCGGCTATGGTGAGTACCCACGCTCGCTATGTCAAAGCCGCTTTTAAAGAAATTAAGATTGTATTTTTAAACCCAAAGGTTGATTTGCAAGAAACAATTAGAAATATCGTAGAATTTTCAACAATGGCTAGAAAAGATGGGGTACTCTCGCTTGAATCTAAAGTTAGCCAGATTGAAGATGATTTTACCCGCAATGGATTTTCTATGATCGTTGATGGTAAGGACATTAAATCCGTGCAAGAAAGCCTAGATGTGGCCATTGAAGAGTTAGAAGAGTATTATCACGGCGCGGCGCATTATTGGATCACTGCTGGCGAGTCAGCGCCTACCTTTGGGTTAGTAGGGGCGGTGCTAGGTTTGATGTTAGCCTTGCAAAAACTAGATAACCCCCAAGCAATGGCACTAGGCATTGCTGGGGCCTTTACAGCAACCGTAACCGGAATTACTTGCTCTTATGCGCTCTTTGGTCCTTTTGGTAATAAACTTAAAAGCAAGGCCAAAGATATTCTTAAAGAAAAAGTGGTGATTTTAGAGGGCATTGTAGGGATTGCCAATGGAGATAACCCGCGGGATTTAGAGATGAAACTTTTAAATTATATCGCCCCGGGCGAGCCTAAAAAGTCGCAGTTTGAATAA